The following are encoded in a window of Trichocoleus sp. FACHB-46 genomic DNA:
- a CDS encoding DUF99 family protein: MDLEGLLRNNRTIRVIGFDDAPFVRRSPAPVPVAGVVCAGTRFEGMVWGEIQPDGWDATEELCRLLIGRKFLPQLHLVLLDGISLGGFNVIDLPVLAERLGKPCVAVMRRQPDLLAVKHAMQRLPEADRRLEMMQKAGCIYARSPFYFQVCGAPPELIAQALPRLSDRGHVPEALRIAHLITAAVVKGESGRQA, from the coding sequence ATGGATTTAGAAGGCTTGCTGCGAAATAATCGGACGATTCGGGTGATTGGGTTTGATGATGCGCCTTTTGTGCGGCGATCGCCTGCTCCGGTGCCAGTCGCGGGAGTCGTTTGTGCGGGAACTCGGTTTGAAGGCATGGTTTGGGGTGAGATTCAACCGGATGGCTGGGATGCCACCGAGGAGCTTTGTCGGTTGCTGATCGGACGAAAGTTTTTGCCACAACTGCATTTGGTGTTGCTCGATGGCATCTCCTTGGGCGGCTTCAACGTGATTGATCTCCCTGTGCTGGCAGAACGACTCGGCAAACCTTGTGTGGCCGTGATGCGACGGCAGCCTGACTTGCTGGCAGTCAAACACGCAATGCAGCGCTTACCAGAAGCAGATCGCCGCTTGGAAATGATGCAAAAAGCGGGTTGTATTTATGCGCGATCGCCTTTTTACTTTCAAGTCTGCGGAGCACCGCCAGAATTGATTGCTCAAGCTCTCCCTCGTCTGAGCGATCGCGGTCATGTGCCAGAAGCGCTGCGAATTGCTCACCTGATTACCGCAGCAGTAGTCAAAGGGGAGAGTGGGCGACAAGCATAG
- the rtcA gene encoding RNA 3'-terminal phosphate cyclase, translating into MLQIDGSYGEGGGQILRTSLSLAAITGQPIRIDRIRAGRKKPGLAIQHLTAVRAAAEICRAELVGDAVGSTTLEFRPTASPQPGQYKFDVAETTGAGSAGAIALILQTILLPLALSPGDSHVMLRGGTHVAWSPPITYIEQVYLPTVQQMGVQAQMQLQAWGWYPQGNGEVALEITGSQTPLQGIEVLERGKLKQVQGLAVVTELPAHIPQRMASRAYNLLQQAQLQSDVQPLRAKGIAPGAGMFLTAEYQHIRAGFSAIGKVGLAAEKVAEMAVQEFLAFQATDAPIDVHLADQLLLPAALATELSQYRVAEVSLHLTTNAWVIEQFGLAQVAIAPDTQVVTVTPNH; encoded by the coding sequence ATGTTGCAAATTGATGGTTCCTATGGTGAAGGGGGCGGCCAGATTCTCCGCACCAGCTTGAGTTTGGCAGCAATCACAGGGCAACCGATTCGGATCGATCGCATCCGAGCAGGACGCAAGAAACCAGGATTAGCGATTCAGCACCTCACGGCTGTCCGAGCTGCTGCCGAGATATGTCGAGCGGAGCTAGTAGGAGATGCGGTCGGCTCCACTACCCTAGAATTTCGGCCCACGGCGTCGCCGCAACCAGGACAATACAAATTTGATGTGGCAGAAACGACAGGGGCAGGCTCGGCTGGAGCGATCGCGCTGATTTTGCAAACGATTCTGCTGCCTTTAGCCCTCAGTCCAGGTGATTCTCATGTCATGCTCCGGGGTGGGACTCATGTGGCTTGGAGTCCACCCATTACCTACATCGAACAGGTGTATCTGCCGACGGTGCAGCAGATGGGGGTACAGGCACAAATGCAACTGCAAGCTTGGGGTTGGTATCCCCAGGGAAACGGCGAGGTCGCTCTAGAGATTACAGGGAGCCAAACACCGTTGCAAGGCATTGAAGTGCTAGAGCGGGGCAAGCTGAAGCAGGTGCAAGGATTGGCTGTGGTGACAGAGTTGCCTGCCCATATCCCTCAGCGGATGGCGAGCCGAGCTTATAACCTGTTACAGCAAGCGCAACTGCAATCCGATGTGCAACCCCTGCGGGCAAAAGGGATTGCACCTGGGGCAGGGATGTTTCTCACCGCAGAATACCAACATATTCGGGCTGGGTTTAGTGCCATCGGCAAAGTCGGTTTAGCGGCGGAAAAAGTCGCAGAAATGGCCGTACAGGAGTTCCTGGCATTTCAGGCTACAGATGCGCCGATAGATGTGCATTTGGCGGATCAGTTGTTGTTGCCTGCTGCTCTCGCTACGGAGCTGAGCCAATACCGAGTCGCAGAGGTGAGCTTGCACCTCACGACCAACGCTTGGGTGATTGAGCAATTTGGTTTAGCTCAGGTAGCGATCGCTCCAGATACGCAAGTTGTCACCGTCACACCCAATCATTAG
- a CDS encoding metallophosphoesterase family protein, with protein MEQAIKSGTQVGVIADTHGLLRPEAIAALRGSDLILHAGDIGKPEVLAGLQAIPTPASGQSPMPVIAIRGNNDKASWAEAIPEQESIKIADISIHMLHILQELKFAPQAAGFQVVISGHSHKPLIEERGGVLYVNPGSAGPKRFKLPMSVARLSITGAKVQAEIVPLAV; from the coding sequence ATGGAGCAAGCCATAAAGTCAGGGACGCAAGTAGGAGTGATTGCGGATACTCACGGGCTTTTGCGTCCTGAAGCGATCGCTGCCTTAAGGGGTTCTGATCTGATTCTGCACGCAGGAGACATTGGCAAGCCAGAGGTATTGGCAGGATTGCAAGCCATTCCTACTCCTGCGTCAGGGCAATCTCCCATGCCTGTCATTGCTATCCGAGGCAACAATGACAAAGCTAGTTGGGCGGAGGCGATTCCAGAGCAGGAGAGCATCAAAATTGCAGACATCTCCATCCACATGCTGCATATCCTCCAAGAGCTCAAGTTTGCTCCCCAAGCGGCTGGATTTCAAGTTGTGATTAGCGGACATTCCCACAAACCGTTGATAGAAGAACGGGGAGGTGTCTTGTATGTGAATCCAGGGAGCGCAGGGCCGAAGCGCTTTAAGTTGCCGATGTCAGTGGCCCGCCTATCCATCACAGGGGCGAAGGTACAAGCAGAAATCGTCCCATTGGCTGTGTAA
- a CDS encoding archease encodes MSYEFLEDIAIADIAFQAWGKDLEEVFLAAGDAVTNTMIDNLEAIAPQETRTFTLDNDELDLLLFNFLQEFVYYKDSEQLLLRPQQVQIEQKDTLYYLTAMAKGEELDPERHQQRVDVKAVTLHRFKLEQTPEGWTALVILDI; translated from the coding sequence ATGTCTTACGAATTCTTAGAAGATATTGCGATCGCGGATATTGCCTTCCAAGCTTGGGGCAAGGATTTGGAAGAAGTATTTTTGGCAGCAGGAGATGCAGTCACCAATACCATGATTGACAACCTAGAGGCGATCGCACCTCAAGAAACCCGCACCTTTACCCTAGATAACGACGAGTTAGATCTCTTGTTATTCAATTTTTTACAAGAGTTTGTTTACTACAAAGACAGCGAACAACTCCTCCTGCGCCCTCAACAGGTACAAATTGAGCAAAAGGATACGCTTTACTACCTAACGGCAATGGCAAAGGGAGAAGAGCTTGATCCAGAACGCCACCAGCAGCGAGTCGATGTGAAAGCAGTGACATTACATCGATTTAAGCTAGAACAAACACCAGAAGGTTGGACAGCACTGGTGATTTTAGATATTTAG
- a CDS encoding adenylate/guanylate cyclase domain-containing protein, translating to MHREAANSFERSTRQFFSNGIQFLLQLLNRKTVLILTLLFIAGVSGALWNMSRLSSSLIKSQALQSAALYAQAIEEARTLYSSEAVRRVAGVPGITVTYDYTNTPGAIPVPATYLIELSHHLSDKNPGMSVRLYSDYPFPSRKAEGGPKDEFEREALRYLTQHPEQPFYRIETFQGRPALRYAQADIMQASCVSCHNNDPNSPKRDWRVGDVRGALEITRPLDTFMAQTNAGLRGTFLMLTTLSLLALSGIALVIGRLRQTSKELELRVIERTAQLQSANQELAIEQGKSERLLLNILPPPIAQKLKDGQSNIADGFASATILFADLVNFTQLAEQVPPEALVAMLNEIFSAFDRLSEQYDLEKIKTIGDAYMVVGGLPTLRPDHPQAIAEMALAMREEIHKFNSRYHQNCSLRIGINTGPVVAGVIGTKKFIYDLWGDTVNVASRMESHGLPGEIQVTAATYECLRDDYSFEPRGSIEVKGKGAITAYLLTGRKSHANLYLTPASVA from the coding sequence ATGCATCGAGAAGCCGCTAACTCGTTTGAGCGTTCCACCCGTCAATTTTTCTCAAACGGCATTCAATTTCTATTGCAACTCCTGAATAGAAAAACCGTTTTGATTCTGACTCTCCTATTCATTGCTGGGGTGTCGGGGGCTTTGTGGAATATGTCGCGGCTCTCATCTAGCTTGATTAAGTCTCAGGCACTTCAGAGCGCTGCTTTGTATGCTCAAGCCATTGAAGAAGCTCGCACCCTCTACAGTTCCGAGGCGGTCAGACGAGTCGCAGGTGTTCCCGGAATTACAGTGACGTATGACTACACAAATACCCCAGGTGCAATCCCAGTCCCAGCCACCTATTTGATCGAGCTGAGTCATCACCTGAGCGACAAAAATCCTGGCATGTCGGTACGGCTGTATAGTGACTACCCGTTTCCTAGCCGAAAAGCTGAAGGTGGCCCTAAAGATGAGTTTGAGCGTGAAGCTCTGCGTTATCTGACCCAGCATCCTGAGCAACCCTTCTATAGAATCGAAACTTTTCAAGGCCGTCCGGCTCTGCGCTATGCCCAAGCAGACATCATGCAGGCTAGTTGCGTCAGTTGCCATAATAATGACCCCAATAGCCCGAAACGAGATTGGCGAGTCGGAGATGTGCGAGGTGCGCTGGAGATTACTCGACCGCTCGATACGTTTATGGCTCAAACCAATGCTGGATTACGTGGCACCTTCCTCATGCTCACCACTCTGTCGCTCCTAGCGCTATCAGGAATTGCATTGGTGATTGGTCGCTTACGTCAAACTTCTAAGGAGCTGGAGTTGCGCGTGATTGAGCGTACGGCTCAACTTCAGTCCGCAAATCAGGAATTAGCGATCGAGCAAGGAAAATCAGAACGCTTGTTGCTGAATATTTTGCCACCCCCCATTGCCCAAAAGCTCAAAGACGGTCAGAGCAATATTGCGGATGGTTTTGCCTCGGCCACAATTTTGTTTGCGGATCTGGTCAACTTTACCCAATTGGCCGAACAAGTGCCTCCGGAAGCACTCGTGGCGATGTTGAATGAGATCTTTTCCGCCTTCGATCGCCTGAGCGAACAATATGACTTAGAAAAAATCAAGACGATCGGAGATGCCTATATGGTGGTGGGAGGCTTACCCACGCTACGACCTGACCATCCCCAAGCGATCGCCGAAATGGCTCTAGCCATGCGTGAAGAGATTCACAAATTCAATAGCCGCTATCACCAGAATTGCAGCCTCCGAATTGGCATTAACACAGGTCCAGTGGTAGCTGGCGTGATTGGCACCAAGAAGTTTATCTACGACCTTTGGGGCGATACGGTCAACGTTGCCAGCCGCATGGAATCTCATGGGTTACCAGGAGAAATTCAAGTTACTGCGGCTACTTACGAATGCCTCCGAGATGACTACAGCTTCGAGCCTAGAGGTTCAATTGAGGTCAAGGGGAAAGGAGCCATCACAGCCTATTTACTGACAGGCAGGAAAAGCCACGCCAATCTTTATCTAACTCCTGCCTCTGTAGCCTGA
- a CDS encoding HAD family hydrolase: protein MALKGVILDVDGTLVLSNDAHAQAWVEAFAAFGYEVPFENVRPLIGMGGDQIIPQMVSDLNNKEGVGKEISTRRKELILNKFGNELDSANGSRDLVLKMQEQGLHLIIATSATKEELKILLKVAQVDDLLHEATASGDAEHSKPAPDIVEAALAKSQMTPEEVVMIGDTPYDIEAAGKAGVGVIAVRSGGFPDEQLADAIAIYNDPADLLAHYDNSPLAQAA from the coding sequence GTGGCGCTTAAAGGTGTAATTCTGGATGTAGATGGAACACTAGTGTTGAGCAACGATGCTCATGCTCAAGCCTGGGTGGAAGCCTTTGCTGCTTTTGGCTATGAAGTTCCTTTCGAGAACGTGCGGCCCTTAATTGGTATGGGTGGTGATCAGATCATTCCACAAATGGTGTCAGATCTAAATAACAAAGAAGGGGTAGGAAAAGAAATTAGCACTCGTCGTAAAGAGCTGATTCTCAACAAATTTGGCAATGAATTAGATTCCGCCAATGGTAGCCGAGACCTGGTTTTGAAGATGCAGGAACAAGGCTTACACCTGATTATTGCGACTTCCGCTACTAAGGAAGAACTGAAAATTCTACTAAAAGTCGCTCAAGTAGATGATCTGCTCCATGAAGCCACTGCCTCTGGGGATGCCGAACATTCCAAACCTGCGCCAGATATTGTGGAAGCGGCTCTAGCTAAAAGCCAAATGACCCCCGAAGAAGTCGTGATGATAGGCGATACGCCTTATGACATTGAGGCCGCAGGCAAAGCGGGAGTTGGAGTGATTGCAGTGCGTTCTGGTGGCTTCCCAGATGAGCAACTGGCGGATGCGATCGCCATCTACAACGATCCAGCAGATCTCCTAGCTCACTATGACAATTCTCCTTTAGCTCAGGCAGCATAG
- a CDS encoding DUF5996 family protein: MATPVHNTASNSFWPSLPVTAWQDTYATLHLWTQIVGKIRLALAPKLNHWWHSTLYVTPRGLTTSAIPYQTRLFQIDFDFLDHNLRIETSDRATRNIPLVSRSVADFHQEIIGTLRELGIAVQIWTMPQEIADPIRFEQDHQHATYDPEYAQRLWQILVQTHRVMTVFRSRFIGKASPVHFFWGSFDLAVTRFSGRLAPEHPGGVPHMADWVTREAYSHEVSSCGFWPGGGTVAEPIFYAYAYPGPEGFRDYVIQPAEAFYSPDLQEFVLPYAALQQATDPDAMLLAFFQTTYEAAADLAHWDRAALEPTNQ; this comes from the coding sequence ATGGCAACTCCTGTGCATAACACCGCTAGCAATAGTTTTTGGCCGAGCCTGCCAGTGACGGCATGGCAAGATACCTATGCAACTCTGCATCTGTGGACTCAAATTGTCGGCAAGATTCGGCTCGCCCTGGCCCCTAAGCTGAATCATTGGTGGCATTCCACGCTGTATGTCACGCCCAGAGGCTTGACGACCTCTGCTATTCCTTACCAAACCCGTCTCTTTCAGATTGATTTTGACTTCCTCGATCACAACTTACGCATTGAAACGAGTGATCGCGCTACCAGAAATATCCCTCTCGTTTCTCGTTCTGTAGCAGATTTTCACCAAGAGATCATTGGCACCTTGCGTGAACTGGGGATTGCAGTCCAAATATGGACTATGCCGCAAGAAATCGCTGATCCCATCCGCTTTGAGCAAGACCATCAACATGCTACCTATGATCCAGAGTATGCTCAGCGACTTTGGCAGATTCTGGTGCAAACACACCGGGTCATGACTGTATTTCGCTCCCGCTTTATTGGTAAAGCGAGTCCGGTACATTTCTTTTGGGGCAGCTTTGACCTAGCAGTAACCCGCTTCTCGGGTCGTCTTGCCCCAGAACATCCTGGTGGCGTTCCCCACATGGCCGATTGGGTAACCAGAGAAGCTTACTCGCATGAAGTGAGCAGTTGTGGCTTCTGGCCCGGAGGCGGCACCGTGGCGGAGCCGATCTTCTACGCTTACGCCTATCCTGGTCCTGAAGGGTTTCGAGATTATGTGATTCAACCTGCGGAAGCCTTCTACAGCCCCGATCTCCAAGAATTTGTTTTGCCCTACGCAGCTCTACAACAGGCAACCGATCCAGATGCCATGCTCCTTGCCTTCTTTCAAACCACTTATGAAGCTGCTGCCGACTTAGCTCATTGGGATCGAGCTGCGTTAGAGCCTACCAACCAGTAA
- a CDS encoding PAS domain S-box protein, translated as MEVALSQLWRYGSAVLLVAIASLLILLASDPTIAANPWLIGFAPVILSARYGGLGPGLLATVLMGVACAYSSPPSLTSSGAIAPNDLVEWSVFALEGILISALMRLHTAPSQHQRGPRSKLQLRTILDNAPVGLYVVGSSSHEFMNQHLCAWLGLTSEQILGNGWIDSIHPEDREWVIRASTESLTAGQPFEAEYRILDQEGTLYWILDRAVPVRDEADQVQFFQGSCVDITARKQAEERLQSLAQQLQERTAELSASRAQMQSLLDYTPAIIYIIDVEGYMRFANAEWYRIFGPLFGNPIEGQNLRDFLPPEAAAVFFQENEEIFASAKVMTFENDMTLPDGVHTFLRIKFPLQDASGEVYAFCGVSLDITERKQGEEALRQSEERFRSLSACSPLGIFLTDTQGNCTYTNPSWQAIAGLTFEAALGEGWAQAIHPEDRERVAAYWFYCASSGQAYSDEFRFQRRETVCWVHSRSSPLFADNGQLMGHVGTVEDITERKQANEQLQALTRQLQAQNEQLTEVSRLKSEFLTNMSHELRTPLTSILGFSSVLLQKNFGALNPKQEQYLSLIHSSGDHLLALINDLLDLAKIEAGKLELDFEELNLAALCQAALEMVEVRALSKQQQLSQELPLACEFILGDRQRILQVLLNYLSNAIKFTPGGGTITLKTQVVTDVELQSFNVLEVEEEATLQGASTSMFVGLSVSDTGIGIPVEDQHLLFQTFQQVDGATDRRHGGTGLGLALTKRLVELHGGKVSFTSTCGVGSTFSAWFPLPESNVEPI; from the coding sequence TTGGAAGTCGCCCTCTCCCAACTCTGGCGCTATGGTAGCGCTGTGTTGCTAGTTGCGATCGCCTCACTCCTGATTTTGCTAGCCTCCGACCCGACGATTGCAGCAAACCCTTGGCTGATTGGTTTCGCCCCGGTCATTTTGAGTGCAAGATATGGAGGTCTCGGGCCAGGTCTCCTCGCTACAGTTCTGATGGGTGTTGCTTGCGCCTACTCTTCTCCACCATCTCTGACCTCTAGTGGGGCGATCGCGCCGAATGACCTGGTTGAGTGGAGTGTCTTTGCACTAGAGGGAATATTGATCAGCGCGCTGATGAGACTGCATACAGCTCCCTCTCAACACCAGCGTGGGCCACGTTCTAAGCTGCAACTGAGAACCATTTTAGACAACGCTCCAGTCGGACTGTATGTTGTCGGCAGTTCTAGCCATGAGTTTATGAACCAGCACTTATGCGCTTGGTTAGGGCTAACTTCAGAGCAAATCCTGGGCAACGGCTGGATAGATAGCATCCATCCAGAAGATCGAGAGTGGGTGATCCGTGCATCCACAGAGAGCCTGACCGCAGGCCAACCTTTTGAAGCTGAGTATCGCATTCTAGACCAAGAAGGTACGCTCTATTGGATCTTAGATCGGGCTGTCCCTGTGCGAGATGAGGCAGATCAAGTGCAGTTCTTCCAAGGGTCTTGTGTAGATATTACTGCGCGTAAGCAGGCTGAGGAGCGTTTGCAGTCATTGGCGCAGCAATTGCAAGAGCGAACCGCAGAGCTTTCCGCCTCACGCGCCCAAATGCAGTCCCTTCTAGACTATACTCCCGCCATCATTTACATCATTGATGTGGAGGGTTATATGAGGTTTGCCAACGCCGAATGGTATCGGATATTTGGACCACTTTTCGGAAACCCAATTGAAGGGCAAAATCTACGCGATTTTTTGCCTCCTGAAGCAGCGGCTGTGTTCTTTCAAGAAAATGAAGAGATTTTTGCCTCAGCCAAAGTCATGACATTTGAGAATGATATGACCTTACCCGATGGCGTTCATACTTTCCTCCGCATCAAATTTCCGCTTCAGGACGCAAGTGGGGAAGTTTACGCTTTCTGTGGAGTCTCATTAGATATCACTGAGCGTAAGCAAGGGGAAGAAGCCCTGCGGCAAAGTGAAGAACGCTTTCGCTCTTTGAGTGCCTGTTCTCCCTTGGGGATTTTTCTCACGGATACCCAAGGAAATTGCACTTATACCAATCCTTCCTGGCAGGCGATCGCAGGTCTTACCTTTGAAGCAGCCTTAGGCGAAGGGTGGGCTCAAGCGATTCATCCCGAAGATCGGGAGAGAGTGGCCGCTTATTGGTTTTACTGCGCGTCATCGGGCCAAGCATACTCAGATGAGTTTCGCTTCCAGCGACGAGAGACAGTATGCTGGGTACATTCTCGCTCGTCTCCTTTGTTTGCCGATAATGGTCAACTCATGGGTCATGTGGGCACTGTGGAAGACATCACCGAGCGCAAGCAAGCCAACGAGCAATTGCAAGCGTTAACACGCCAATTACAAGCCCAGAATGAACAGCTGACCGAAGTTTCGCGCTTAAAGTCAGAATTTCTCACCAATATGTCGCATGAGTTGCGGACACCTCTCACTTCGATTCTAGGCTTCTCCAGCGTGTTGCTGCAAAAGAATTTTGGAGCTTTGAATCCTAAACAAGAGCAGTATTTATCCCTGATTCACTCTAGTGGTGACCATTTACTCGCACTGATCAATGATTTGTTGGATCTAGCTAAAATCGAAGCAGGCAAGCTAGAGCTTGATTTTGAGGAGCTGAATCTCGCAGCGTTATGCCAAGCCGCTCTAGAAATGGTAGAGGTGCGAGCCTTGAGTAAACAGCAGCAGTTATCTCAAGAACTTCCTCTGGCTTGTGAATTCATTCTGGGCGATCGCCAGCGAATTTTACAAGTGTTGCTAAACTATCTATCCAATGCGATCAAGTTTACGCCAGGAGGCGGCACCATTACGCTGAAGACTCAAGTTGTAACTGATGTGGAGTTACAGAGCTTCAATGTGTTGGAGGTGGAGGAAGAAGCGACTTTGCAGGGTGCATCTACTTCTATGTTTGTAGGTTTATCCGTTAGCGATACAGGAATTGGTATTCCTGTTGAAGATCAACATTTATTGTTCCAAACTTTTCAGCAAGTAGATGGAGCCACCGATCGACGGCATGGAGGAACAGGTTTGGGGTTAGCCCTGACTAAGCGATTAGTCGAGTTACATGGAGGCAAGGTCTCGTTTACCTCTACCTGTGGAGTTGGCAGCACCTTCTCTGCTTGGTTTCCCTTACCTGAGAGCAACGTAGAACCAATTTAG
- a CDS encoding dihydrofolate reductase family protein translates to MRSIQLFIATSLDGYIARTSGDVDWLFTDQDYGYTEFFEQVDTVLMGRKTYEQVLGFGEYPYHGKKGYVFSKTQQQQQDENVEFVSADWVNFLNQLRHAQGQNIWLVGGSELIRFCLQHGFVDELILSIHPIILGDGIPLIAHDPTLETLLKLQHTKNYETGLLQVTYAIQKQVEK, encoded by the coding sequence ATGCGCTCAATTCAACTATTCATTGCTACCAGTCTAGATGGATATATTGCCAGAACATCAGGAGACGTGGATTGGCTATTTACAGACCAAGACTACGGCTACACTGAGTTTTTTGAACAAGTCGATACAGTTTTGATGGGGCGTAAAACCTATGAGCAAGTTTTGGGCTTTGGCGAGTATCCCTATCACGGCAAAAAAGGATATGTTTTCTCCAAAACACAACAACAGCAACAAGATGAAAATGTAGAGTTTGTCAGCGCTGACTGGGTTAACTTCCTGAACCAGTTACGTCACGCTCAAGGGCAAAATATCTGGCTAGTAGGCGGCTCTGAACTCATTCGTTTTTGTCTCCAACATGGTTTTGTGGATGAACTGATTCTCTCAATTCACCCCATTATTCTGGGTGATGGCATTCCTCTGATTGCTCATGACCCCACTCTTGAGACATTGCTGAAGTTGCAACATACCAAAAACTATGAAACAGGGCTGCTCCAAGTTACTTACGCAATTCAGAAGCAGGTAGAAAAATAG
- a CDS encoding GTP-binding protein: MTTRTPLTLITGPLGSGKTTLLRHILATVSQKIAILMNEFGEIAIDAKVIQGQNVSMADLGGGCVCCSLLGEFEAAVNEIIETVNPDLIVVETTGLAEPDALVFDIQESIPVVRLDGVVTVIDADGLVQYPQIGHTGRIQIEAADAILLNKVDLVAESELEAIAAKLHRFNETAPIFHTQRGQIDPALLFGIAKAERSLQPPHHIHQPEFDSFSYTSPATFDRACFEEFAGSLAPSIYRAKGFVRFVDDIYLFNFVAGRWDFEPFEQATTELVFIGKQVNEHQAEILQRLKLCEH, from the coding sequence ATGACAACTCGCACCCCCCTCACCCTGATTACAGGCCCTCTCGGTAGTGGCAAAACCACATTGCTACGACATATTCTCGCTACTGTTTCTCAAAAGATTGCCATCTTGATGAATGAATTTGGTGAGATTGCGATCGATGCCAAAGTGATTCAAGGCCAGAATGTGAGCATGGCGGACTTGGGTGGGGGGTGTGTTTGCTGCTCACTCTTGGGAGAGTTTGAGGCAGCAGTGAATGAGATTATTGAAACCGTCAACCCAGATCTAATTGTGGTAGAAACCACTGGCTTAGCGGAACCCGATGCTCTGGTGTTTGACATTCAAGAAAGTATTCCAGTGGTGCGGCTCGATGGCGTGGTGACCGTGATTGATGCCGATGGTTTGGTTCAATATCCGCAAATAGGCCATACTGGGCGAATTCAGATTGAGGCAGCCGATGCCATTTTGCTCAACAAGGTGGATTTGGTGGCAGAGAGTGAGCTGGAAGCGATCGCCGCTAAACTCCACCGCTTTAACGAAACAGCTCCTATCTTCCACACCCAACGCGGCCAAATTGACCCAGCCTTATTGTTTGGGATTGCCAAAGCGGAGCGATCGCTTCAACCACCCCATCACATTCACCAGCCAGAGTTTGATTCCTTCAGTTACACCTCACCTGCTACGTTCGATCGCGCCTGTTTTGAAGAGTTTGCCGGTAGTTTGGCTCCAAGCATCTATCGAGCTAAGGGCTTTGTGCGGTTTGTAGACGATATTTATCTATTTAACTTTGTCGCGGGTCGTTGGGACTTCGAACCCTTTGAGCAAGCAACGACAGAGCTAGTCTTTATTGGCAAACAGGTGAACGAGCACCAAGCCGAAATCTTACAGCGCCTCAAGTTATGTGAGCATTAA
- a CDS encoding HNH endonuclease, producing the protein MAISNQTRRILWKRSGDRCAVCQRRLVVHATESYLESAIGNECHIVAPKPNGPRGNFPLTVEELDDYSNLILLCQIHHQLVDAQPHTYPVDKLREIKRRHEAWIRDAFNLELPASEPIQSPLLLYRMETGLQLISLLRGSHASRFHHDHLDSDRTELANEFLQNFQERLDSWDAIASQDRITAQLTLNRSICNLEANGLLVYAARQQERHQVENLVIDDWQVGYLLVVNQVNPITANRSEALERLMGFKLATDREFASYILIQLQHEQIR; encoded by the coding sequence ATGGCCATCTCTAATCAGACCCGTAGGATTCTGTGGAAACGATCGGGCGATCGCTGTGCTGTTTGTCAGCGTCGATTGGTCGTGCACGCCACTGAATCATACTTAGAGTCGGCAATTGGGAATGAATGTCATATTGTGGCACCCAAACCCAATGGCCCCCGTGGTAATTTCCCGCTGACTGTGGAAGAGCTAGATGACTACTCCAATCTCATTTTGCTCTGTCAAATTCATCATCAACTGGTTGATGCTCAGCCCCACACATATCCTGTAGATAAGTTAAGGGAGATCAAGCGCAGACATGAAGCGTGGATCAGAGATGCATTTAACCTAGAGCTGCCAGCATCAGAACCAATTCAATCTCCTTTGCTACTCTACAGAATGGAGACTGGCCTTCAACTCATATCTCTATTGCGTGGTAGCCATGCTTCCCGGTTTCATCATGACCATCTAGATAGCGATAGAACCGAACTGGCAAACGAGTTTTTGCAAAACTTTCAGGAGCGTCTTGATAGCTGGGATGCGATCGCCAGTCAAGATAGAATCACTGCTCAACTGACGCTAAACCGTTCTATCTGCAACCTAGAGGCGAATGGCTTGTTGGTTTATGCGGCCCGGCAGCAGGAGCGACACCAAGTAGAAAATTTAGTCATAGATGACTGGCAAGTTGGTTACTTATTGGTCGTCAACCAAGTCAACCCCATTACTGCCAATCGGAGTGAAGCTCTAGAACGGCTGATGGGATTCAAGCTGGCAACAGATCGTGAGTTTGCCAGTTATATCCTGATTCAGCTACAACATGAACAAATTCGATAA